The Manis javanica isolate MJ-LG chromosome 6, MJ_LKY, whole genome shotgun sequence genome contains a region encoding:
- the UPP1 gene encoding uridine phosphorylase 1 isoform X2: MNEDVLYHFSLSTSTHDFPALFGDVKFVCVGGSPTRMKDFIRYMAKELGLDRPGTDYPNICEGTDRYAMFKVGPVLSVSHGIGIPSISIMLHELIKLLYHARCSGVTLIRIGTSGGIGLEPGSVVITREAVDPCFKPEFEQVVLGKRVVRSAHLDAQLVQELMQCSADLTEFPTVVGNTMCTLDFYEGQGRLDGALCSYTEEDKQEYLRAALAAGVRNIEMESTVFAALCRACGLRAAVVCVTLLNRLEGDQISSPHELLVEYQQRPQRLVGHFIKKCLAAA; the protein is encoded by the exons tttgtgtgtgttggggggagccCTACCCGGATGAAGGACTTCATCAGATACATGGCCAAGGAGCTGGGCCTGGACCGGCCGGGCACAGACTATCCCAACATTTGTGAGGGGACGGACCGTTACGCCATGTTCAAAGTGGGACCGGTGCTGTCTGTCAGT CACGGTATAGGTATCCCTTCCATCTCCATCATGCTGCATGAGCTCATCAAGCTGCTGTACCATGCACGATGCTCCGGTGTCACCCTGATCCGCATTGGCACCTCTGGCGGGATAG GTCTGGAGCCCGGCTCTGTGGTCATCACCCGGGAGGCAGTGGATCCCTGCTTCAAGCCAGAGTTCGAGCAGGTGGTCCTGGGAAAGCGCGTGGTTCGGAGCGCGCACCTGGATGCCCAGCTAGTGCAAGAGCTGATGCAGTGCTCTGCAGACCTGACGGAATTCCCCACAGTCGTGGGGAACACCATGTGCACCTTGGACTTCTATGAAG GGCAGGGCCGGCTGGACGGCGCGCTCTGCTCCTACACGGAGGAAGACAAGCAGGAGTACCTGCGGGCGGCGCTCGCGGCGGGTGTCCGCAACATCGAGATGGAGTCCACTGTCTTCGCCGCCCTGTGCAGAGCCTGCGGCCTCCGAG CGGCCGTCGTGTGTGTCACTCTGCTCAACCGCCTGGAAGGGGACCAGATCAGCAGCCCCCACGAGCTGCTCGTGGAGTATCAGCAGCGGCCTCAGCGGCTGGTGGGCCACTTCATCAAGAAGTGCCTTGCTGCAGCCTGA